In Populus alba chromosome 1, ASM523922v2, whole genome shotgun sequence, a single window of DNA contains:
- the LOC118032916 gene encoding uncharacterized protein → MATISLKASVDKKSNRVVFVESDELFVDILFSFLTMPMGTIIHLIISNLSPTNGIGCMNNLYKSVENIDVKYFRTEACKDMLLHPRNSAAAYCESLKLKIDDIDTSSFFCCESSQCIASGYKLLSQYKNLYCGCGRPMSRNLNLSCPAPSNSGSDERNRGVFVKELARFVVSDYFQVMPASTSASISLLTKLGVMDTSNIEERIFDIGVTEVLELLQCSLVSRTPLTEVLLSRKEVPELRNEDSLQRISLMHEILEHQTEGNGETSVRLVVCKSKKVVCYAEASKDFVDLLFSFLTIPLGYLMNEKHGGKSKGCIHHLYDSVSDLDAMKYLNSNDIKEILLNPKIAPGSGYKNQPLGVKEAVDNQQYYYNWNSSKPLRTESICTRGYTPALLTMMDPKSPYKEGTEGDGFLLDPAMFTVSDDLVVARLHQYRLSQNYLHWKN, encoded by the exons ATGGCAACCATTAGCTTGAAGGCATCTGTGGACAAGAAGAGCAACAGAGTTGTATTTGTTGAATCTGACGAGCTCTTTGTTGACATCCTTTTCAGTTTTTTGACAATGCCCATGGGAACAATCATCCATCTCATCATCAGTAATCTGTCACCGACAAATGGGATTGGTTGCATGAACAACTTATATAAAAGTGTTGAAAATATAGATGTTAAGTATTTCCGGACTGAAGCATGCAAGGACATGTTGCTACATCCTCGTAATTCCGCTGCAGCTTATTGTGAGAGCCTAAAACTGAAAATTGATGACATTGATACTTCAAGTTTCTTTTGTTGCGAGAGTTCCCAATGTATTGCTTCCGGCTACAAGTTGTTGAGTCAATACAAAAATCTTTATTGTGGTTGTGGACGTCCCATGAGCCGTAATTTGAATCTATCATGCCCGGCACCATCCAATAGTGGATCTGACGAAAGAAATCGAGGAGTGTTTGTTAAAGAACTGGCCCGATTTGTTGTAAGTGACTATTTTCAAGTGATGCCAGCATCAACTTCAGCAAGCATTTCTCTTCTTACAAAGCTTGGAGTCATGGATACAAGTAACATCGAGGAGAGGATTTTTGACATTGGAGTAACAGAG GTTTTGGAATTGCTGCAGTGCTCATTGGTATCACGGACACCTCTGACCGAAGTTTTGCTTTCTCGCAAGGAAGTTCCCGAGTTAAGAAATGAAgattcccttcaaagaatctcTCTTATGCATGAAATACTAGAGCATCAAACAGAAGGAAATGGTGAGACGTCTGTTAGGCTTGTGGTTTGCAAATCCAAGAAAGTGGTATGTTACGCAGAAGCGTCAAAAGATTTTGttgatttactttttagttTTCTCACCATTCCACTTGGgtatttgatgaatgaaaaGCATGGTGGAAAATCAAAAGGATGCATCCACCACCTATATGACAGTGTCAGTGATCTCGATGCTATGAAATACCTGAACTCAAATGACATTAAAGAGATTCTTCTAAATCCTAAGATTGCACCTGGTTCTGGCTATAAGAACCAGCCACTAGGTGTTAAGGAAGCTGTTGATAACCAGCAGTACTACTATAATTGGAATTCTTCCAAGCCACTAAGAACTGAAAGCATCTGTACTCGCGGTTATACACCCGCACTTTTAACTATGATGGATCCCAAATCACCCTACAAAGAGGGCACAGAAGGTGATGGATTTTTGCTAGATCCTGCTATGTTCACAGTAAGTGACGATCTTGTTGTTGCACGGTTGCACCAATATCGCCTGTCTCAGAACTATCTTCACTGGAAAAATTGA
- the LOC118032914 gene encoding proliferating cell nuclear antigen, with protein MLELRLVQGSLLKKVLEAIKDLVNDANFDCSSSGFSLQAMDSSHVALVALLLRSEGFEHYRCDRNTSMGMNLGNMSKMLKCAGNDDIITIKGDDGSDTVTFMFESPTQDKIADFEMKLMDIDSEHLGIPEAEYHAIVTMPSAEFSRICKDLSSIGDTVVISVTKEGVKFSTRGDIGTANIVLRQNTTVDKPEDATVIEMNEPVSLTFALRYMNSFTKATPLSNTVKISLSSELPVVVEYKIAEMGYVRYYLAPKIEEDEDENETKPQV; from the exons atgttgGAGCTAAGGCTGGTACAAGGGTCTCTTCTGAAGAAAGTTTTAGAGGCAATCAAGGACCTGGTCAACGATGCAAACTTTGACTGCTCGTCCTCTGGGTTCTCTCTCCAGGCCATGGATTCCAGCCACGTTGCCCTGGTGGCTCTACTCCTCAGATCGGAGGGTTTCGAGCACTACCGCTGTGACCGTAACACGTCAATGGGCATGAATCTTGGAAACATGTCTAAGATGTTGAAGTGTGCTGGAAATGATGACATCATCACCATTAAAGGCGATGATGGTAGCGATACAGTAACTTTCATGTTTGAAAGTCCCA CACAAGACAAAATTGCTGATTTTGAGATGAAACTGATGGACATCGATAGTGAGCACCTAGGAATCCCGGAGGCAGAATACCATGCTATTGTTACGATGCCTTCAGCCGAGTTTTCAAGGATTTGTAAAGATCTTTCCAGCATTGGTGATACAG TTGTGATCTCCGTGACAAAGGAGGGTGTTAAGTTTTCCACAAGAGGTGATATTGGAACTGCAAATATTGTCCTCAGGCAAAACACCACAGTTGACAAG CCGGAAGATGCCACTGTCATTGAGATGAACGAGCCAGTGTCATTGACATTTGCACTGAGGTACATGAACTCCTTCACGAAGGCAACCCCATTGTCAAACACAGTTAAAATCAGCTTGTCTTCAGAGCTACCTGTTGTGGTTGAGTACAAAATCGCTGAAATGGGTTACGTCAGATACTACTTGGCTCCAAAGATAGAAGAGGACGAGGATGAGAATGAGACTAAACctcaagtttaa
- the LOC118032913 gene encoding probable sugar phosphate/phosphate translocator At3g11320 encodes MSRLFDVCLIASWYSSNIGVLLLNKYLLSNYGFKYPIFLTLCHMMACSLLSYIASSWLKIVPLQTIRSRSQFLKISALGIIFCSSVVTGNVSLRYLPVSFNQAVGATTPFFTAVFAYLLTFRREGWLTYVTLIPVVAGCVIASGGEPSFHLFGFLMCIGATAARALKSVVQGILLSSEGEKLHSMNLLMYMAPVAVLVLVPAAFFMERDVVGITISLARDDTKFIFYLLFNSSLAYFVNLTNFLVTKHTSALTLQVLGNAKGAVAVVISILIFQNPVSVTGIFGYSITVTGVFLYSEAKKRSRSN; translated from the exons atgagccgTTTATTCGACGTTTGCCTAATTGCATCATGGTACTCCTCTAATATAGGGGTTTTGCTGTTGAACAAATATTTGCTTAGCAACTATGGATTCAAGTATCCGATATTTCTCACTTTGTGTCACATGATGGCTTGTTCATTGCTTAGTTACATTGCAAGTTCTTGGCTCAAGATTGTGCCTTTGCAGACCATAAGGTCAAGATCGCAGTTTCTGAAGATCTCTGCTCTTGGGATCATATTTTGCTCCTCTGTTGTGACTGGCAATGTATCTCTTAGATATCTTCCAGTGTCGTTTAATCAGGCTGTTGGGGCTACCACCCCATTTTTCACTGCAGTTTTTGCATATTTGCTGACGTTTAGAAGGGAAGGTTGGCTAACTTATGTTACTCTCATTCCTGTAGTCGCTGGTTGTGTCATTGCTAGTGGG GGAGAACCGAGTTTTCatctttttgggtttttaatgtGTATTGGCGCTACAGCAGCACGGGCGCTCAAGTCTGTGGTTCAAGGGATTTTGCTGTCTTCTGAAGG GGAAAAACTTCATTCTATGAACCTCTTGATGTACATGGCTCCAGTAGCGGTTTTAGTCCTTGTTCCTGCAGCTTTTTTTATGGAGAGAGATGTCGTTGGAATCACAATTTCCCTTGCAAGGGATGATACGAAATTCATCTTCTATCTGCTCTTCAATTCTTCTCTCGCATATTTTGTGAATTTGACCAACTTCTTGGTCACCAAGCATACCAGTGCTTTGACGCTTCAG GTCCTGGGAAATGCAAAGGGGGCTGTTGCAGTGGTTATTTCAATCTTGATCTTCCAGAATCCTGTATCAGTGACTGGGATATTTGGATACAGCATCACTGTTACTGGTGTTTTCCTTTACAGTGAAGCCAAGAAAAGGAGCCGGAGCAATTGA
- the LOC118032915 gene encoding neutral ceramidase 2, producing the protein MPCPSSPSTTSLHKPWDHGKNELIIGSSIPLVSVKMELFSAFNLHLRRPFWLLISLVFLLLLLLNSRVVLSDPNYLIGLGSYDITGPAADVNMMGYANTDQIASGVHFRLRARAFIVAEPKGNRVVFVNLDACMASQLVTIKVIERLKARYGDLYTENNVAISGLHSHAGPGGYLQYVVYIVTSLGFVRQSFDALVDGIEKCIIQAHENLHPGSIFVNKGEILDAGANRSPSAYLNNPAEERSKYKYDVDTEMTLLKFVDTEWGPVGSFNWFATHGTSMSRTNSLISGDNKGAAARFMEDWFQQNGIANSYSDESVVDGIPRRISNIIPDLHENHHELLELAASFQSSSGQPATKILSIAKRVRSALRQADKPGFVSAFCQSNCGDVSPNVLGTFCIDTGLPCDFNHSTCGGKNELCYGRGPGYPDEFESTRIIGERQFRKAVDLFNTASEKLNGKIDHRHSFVDFSQLEVTLPKQGGGSDVVKTCPAAMGFAFAAGTTDGPGAFDFEQGDNEGNAFWRLVRNFLKTPGKEQVDCQHPKPILLDTGEMKKPYDWAPSILPIQILRIGQLVILSVPGEFTTMAGRRLRDAVKTVLMSSGNSEFNSNIHVVIAGLTNTYSQYVTTFEEYEVQRYEGASTLFGPHTLSAYIQEFKKLATALATGQSVEPGPQPPDLLDKQISLLTPVVMDATPPGVHFGDCSSDVPQNSTFKRADTVTVVFWSACPRNDLMTEGTFSLVEILQGKDSWFPAYDDDDFCLRFKWSRPSKLSTRSQATIEWRIPQSASPGVYRIRHFGAAKSFLGSISHFTGSSSAFVVT; encoded by the exons ATGCCATGCCCCTCTTCTCCTTCTACAACCTCGCTTCACAAACCCTG GGATCATGGCAAGAATGAATTGATCATTGGCTCTTCCATTCCTCTTGTTAGTGTCAAGATGGAGTTGTTTTCCGCGTTTAATCTTCATCTTCGAAGACCATTTTGGCTCTTGATTTCTTTGGTGTtcttgctgctgttgctgctaAATAGTAGAGTAGTGTTATCTGATCCCAACTACTTAATTGGGCTTGGAAGCTATGACATCACTGGACCAGCTGCTGATGTTAACATGATGGGTTATGCTAACACAGACCAGATTGCTTCTGGGGTTCACTTCAGGTTGCGTGCTCGTGCTTTTATTGTGGCCGAGCCTAAAGGGAACCGTGTTGTGTTTGTTAATCTTGATGCTTGTATGGCCTCTCAACTTGTCACTATTAAAGTTATTGAGAGGTTGAAGGCAAG GTATGGGGACCTTTATACCGAGAATAATGTTGCTATCAGTGGCCTTCACTCTCATGCTGGTCCTGGGGGCTATCTTCAGTATGTTGTGTACATTGTGACATCTCTTGGATTTGTGCGCCAATCATTCGATGCACTTGTTGATGGCATTGAGAAATGCATAATTCAAGCTCATGAAAATCTCCATCCTGGATCGATTTTTGTGAATAAGG GAGAGATCTTAGATGCTGGAGCAAATCGCAGCCCTAGTGCATATCTTAATAATCCTGCAGAAGAGCGCAGCAAATACAAGTACGATGTTGACACAGAAATGACCCTTTTGAAGTTTGTAGATACTGAGTGGGGCCCAGTGGGTAGCTTCAATTGGTTTGCAACCCATGGAACTTCTATGAGCCGTACAAACTCTTTGATAAGTGGGGATAACAAGGGGGCAGCAGCGCGATTTATGGAAGACTGGTTTCAGCAGAATGGTATTGCAAACTCATATTCTGATGAAAGTGTAGTTGATGGAATCCCTCGAAGAATCTCAAATATTATCCCAGACTTGCATGAAAATC ACCATGAGCTACTAGAGCTCGCAGCATCCTTCCAGTCTTCTTCTGGTCAACCAGCAACCAAGATTCTTAGCATTGCAAAGCGTGTCAGGAGTGCTCTCAGGCAAGCTGACAAACCTGGATTTGTATCTGCATTTTGTCAATCAAACTGTGGTGATGTTAGCCCCAATGTGCTTGGAACTTTCTGTATAGACACTGGACTACCTTGTGACTTCAATCACAGTACCTGCGGTGGGAAGAACGAGTTGTGCTATGGCCGAGGACCAGG TTATCCTGATGAATTTGAAAGTACCCGTATTATTGGAGAGAGGCAATTCAGAAAAGCTGTGGATCTTTTCAACACAGCATCTGAGAAATTAAATGGAAAGATTGATCATCGCCACTCTTTTGTAGACTTCTCCCAGCTGGAAGTGACACTTCCTAAACAGGGAGGAGGTTCTGACGTAGTAAAAACATGTCCTGCTGCAATGGGTTTTGCATTTGCTGCAGGAACAACAGATGGACCTGGAGCTTTTGATTTCGAGCAAGGAGATAACGAG GGAAATGCCTTCTGGAGACTTGTGCGCAACTTCTTAAAAACACCAGGAAAGGAACAAGTTGATTGTCAGCATCCAAAACCTATCTTGCTTGATACTGGTGAAATGAAGAAACCATATGATTGGGCA CCTTCAATACTTCCAATCCAAATTCTCCGTATCGGGCAGTTAGTCATCCTCAGTGTACCTGGAG AATTTACAACAATGGCTGGGAGGCGTCTTAGAGATGCTGTCAAGACAGTGCTCATGAGTTCTGGGAATAGTGAGTTTAATAGTAATATTCACGTTGTTATAGCAGGATTGACTAATACCTATTCACAGTATGTGACCACTTTCGAAGAGTATGAAGTGCAGAGATATGAG GGTGCCTCCACACTCTTTGGTCCACACACTCTCAGTGCCTATATCCAGGAGTTCAAGAAGCTTGCAACTGCTCTCGCCACTGGCCAATCTGTTGAGCCTGGTCCACAACCCCCAGATCTTCTGGATAAACAAATAAGCTTACTTACACCAGTTGTAATGGACGCAACCCCTCCTGGTGTGCATTTCGGTGATTGCAGCTCTGATGTCCCCCAGAACTCCACATTCAAAAGAGCTGATACGGTCACAGTTGTTTTCTGGTCAGCTTGCCCCAGGAATGACCTAATGACAGAAGGCACATTTTCCCTTGTGGAGATCCTCCAAGGAAAGGATAGTTGGTTCCCAgcttatgatgatgatgatttctgCCTTCGCTTCAAGTGGTCGAGACCTTCAAAATTAAGCACTCGTAGTCAAGCAACTATAGAATGGAGGATCCCGCAATCTGCCAGCCCCGGTGTCTATAGAATAAGACATTTTGGAGCTGCAAAGAGCTTTCTAGGTTCTATCAGCCATTTCACCGGTTCATCTAGTGCTTTCGTCGTAACATGA